In the genome of Cutibacterium equinum, one region contains:
- a CDS encoding cytochrome c oxidase subunit 4, whose amino-acid sequence MTSERWVFGGLGLFYLVVTPIYWFTAHEVAGTWALGLSGVMALMVFFYVQVVAKKTDPRPSDDKDAEVIDGAGPVGFFPPQSIWPFWCALVVAIMCLGPVFGWWITLLGAGIGIWAASGWAFEYYRGDYQH is encoded by the coding sequence ATGACATCGGAACGTTGGGTCTTTGGCGGGCTCGGCCTGTTCTACCTCGTCGTCACCCCGATCTACTGGTTCACGGCTCACGAGGTTGCCGGCACCTGGGCGCTGGGACTGTCGGGAGTCATGGCCCTGATGGTGTTCTTCTACGTCCAGGTTGTCGCCAAGAAGACCGATCCCCGTCCGTCCGACGACAAGGACGCCGAGGTCATCGACGGGGCCGGCCCGGTGGGGTTCTTCCCGCCGCAGAGCATCTGGCCCTTCTGGTGCGCCCTCGTCGTGGCGATCATGTGCCTCGGTCCGGTGTTTGGATGGTGGATCACACTGCTCGGCGCGGGCATCGGTATCTGGGCTGCTTCGGGCTGGGCTTTCGAGTACTACCGCGGGGACTACCAGCACTGA
- the qcrB gene encoding cytochrome bc1 complex cytochrome b subunit — protein MARPTGIAEESPSLRTATADDKPSSHGMRIVNWHDDRLGLAKMGKENLRKVFPDHWSFLLGEIALYSFVVLLLTGVFLTIWFKPSMAEVDYNGPYQLLKGTPMSEAFASTLDLSFEVRGGLLVRQIHHWAAILFVAAATVHMLRIFFTGAFRKPREINWLIGLGLFMLAMVEGFAGYSLPDDLLSGTGLRFADGLMRAIPLVGTWVEFFVFNGEFPGTAIVPRLYMVHILLIPALLLGLVAAHLALVVYHKHTQYPGPGRTEKNVVGYPLFPVYAAKAGGFFFVVFGVLTLMGTFMQINPVWKFGPYNPGEVTAGSQPDWYMGWLEGAVRITPNWEWHIGHTTWSWNIFLPGVCLMGVLFTLLVAWPFVEKWITGDDSEHHLLDRPRNVPTRTALGVAAMSCYAMFWLSGANDIIATHFHLSLNKITYFMRAAIFVVPIITYQITKRICVSLQRADRARLVHGSPSGEIIREPDGAFHEAHVPVSDEEAWTLTQHKTYPVLTAGSIDERGRRVSKKRARWMKWFLGDNVAKVSREELEATRGHSEIDSGEGTNKPEITD, from the coding sequence ATGGCCCGGCCAACCGGCATCGCCGAGGAATCACCCTCCCTACGCACTGCGACGGCTGACGACAAGCCGTCGAGTCACGGGATGCGGATCGTCAACTGGCACGACGACCGTCTGGGGCTTGCCAAGATGGGCAAGGAGAACCTGCGCAAGGTCTTCCCTGACCACTGGTCCTTCCTCTTGGGCGAGATTGCTCTGTACTCCTTCGTCGTCCTGCTGCTCACCGGCGTCTTCCTCACCATCTGGTTCAAGCCGTCGATGGCTGAGGTTGACTACAACGGCCCGTACCAGTTGCTCAAGGGAACGCCCATGTCGGAGGCCTTCGCCTCCACCCTGGACCTCTCCTTCGAGGTGCGTGGCGGCCTGCTGGTCCGCCAGATTCACCACTGGGCAGCCATCCTCTTCGTGGCAGCAGCTACCGTCCACATGCTGCGCATCTTCTTCACAGGCGCCTTCCGCAAACCGCGTGAGATCAACTGGCTCATCGGCCTGGGCCTGTTCATGCTCGCCATGGTCGAGGGCTTCGCCGGATACTCGCTTCCTGACGACCTGCTCTCGGGCACGGGCCTGCGCTTCGCCGACGGCCTCATGCGTGCGATCCCGCTGGTGGGCACCTGGGTTGAGTTCTTCGTCTTCAACGGCGAGTTCCCCGGCACCGCGATCGTGCCCCGCCTCTACATGGTGCACATCCTGCTGATCCCGGCCCTGCTCCTGGGCTTGGTGGCTGCCCACCTTGCCCTGGTCGTGTATCACAAGCACACCCAGTACCCGGGCCCCGGGCGCACCGAGAAGAACGTCGTGGGCTACCCCCTGTTCCCGGTGTACGCAGCCAAGGCCGGTGGCTTCTTCTTCGTAGTGTTCGGCGTCCTGACCCTCATGGGCACCTTCATGCAGATCAACCCGGTCTGGAAGTTCGGCCCCTACAACCCGGGGGAGGTCACCGCTGGATCCCAGCCTGACTGGTACATGGGTTGGCTCGAGGGTGCTGTCCGCATCACCCCGAACTGGGAGTGGCACATCGGCCACACCACCTGGAGCTGGAACATCTTCCTGCCCGGTGTGTGTCTCATGGGCGTGCTGTTCACCCTCTTGGTGGCATGGCCGTTCGTCGAGAAGTGGATCACGGGTGACGACTCCGAGCATCACCTGCTCGACCGTCCGCGCAACGTCCCGACGCGTACCGCCCTCGGTGTTGCCGCCATGAGCTGCTACGCCATGTTCTGGCTCTCGGGCGCCAACGACATCATCGCCACGCACTTCCACCTGTCGCTGAACAAGATCACGTACTTCATGCGTGCGGCGATCTTCGTCGTCCCGATCATCACCTACCAGATCACCAAGAGGATCTGTGTGTCCCTGCAGCGTGCCGACCGTGCACGTCTGGTGCACGGGTCCCCCTCCGGCGAGATCATCCGCGAGCCCGATGGCGCCTTCCACGAGGCTCATGTGCCGGTCAGTGACGAGGAGGCCTGGACCCTCACCCAGCACAAGACCTACCCGGTCCTCACCGCTGGTTCGATCGACGAGCGTGGCCGTCGCGTGAGCAAGAAGCGCGCTCGCTGGATGAAGTGGTTCCTCGGGGACAATGTTGCCAAGGTCAGCCGCGAGGAGCTGGAGGCAACTCGTGGCCACTCCGAGATCGACTCCGGCGAGGGCACGAACAAGCCCGAGATCACCGACTGA
- a CDS encoding GuaB1 family IMP dehydrogenase-related protein, which produces MTPVCRSPSRHDRRLTTWENDGVRFLNEQPNYDLTYNDVFMAPNRSSVGSRMNVDLTSTDGLGTPLPLVVANMTAISGRRMAETIARRGGIAILPQDIPAEFVARCIRRVKGAHTRFDTPVTVNPTTTVGEAMNLLNKRAHGVVLVIEDRRPVGLVSPAEAEGVDRFAQCHEVMTTDLTLVDPATSPDDVFQTLAERHQKVAVAVDEEGILVGIMTSRGALRTEIYRPAVDPDGHLMIGTAIGINGDVAGRARSALDSGSDVLVMDTAHGHQDQMIRAIGVADEARTAFQEKTGRRIPIVAGNIVTRCGTLDLLDAGADVIKVGVGPGAMCTTRMQTGVGRPQFSAVLECAEAAAEVDGAIWADGGVRHPRDVALALAAGAGSVMIGSWFAGTHESTGAMLVDHEGRLYKESFGMASARAVRHRTRQRSAFERARAALFEEGISQSKMYLDPQRPGVEDLVDFITSGVRSSCTYAGAANLKEFHEKAVIGVQSPSGYEEGRPLQRSWT; this is translated from the coding sequence ATGACACCAGTGTGTCGCAGTCCCTCACGACATGACCGCAGGCTGACGACGTGGGAGAATGACGGCGTGCGTTTTCTCAACGAGCAGCCGAATTACGACCTGACGTACAACGACGTCTTCATGGCCCCGAACCGTTCCTCGGTCGGGTCGCGGATGAACGTCGACCTGACGTCAACCGACGGGCTGGGCACTCCCCTGCCCCTCGTCGTGGCCAACATGACCGCAATCTCTGGGCGCCGGATGGCCGAGACGATCGCCCGACGCGGCGGCATCGCGATCCTGCCCCAGGACATCCCCGCCGAGTTCGTCGCGAGGTGCATCCGTCGGGTCAAAGGCGCCCACACTCGCTTTGACACCCCTGTCACCGTCAATCCGACGACGACCGTCGGCGAGGCGATGAATCTGCTCAACAAGCGCGCCCACGGCGTCGTCCTGGTCATCGAAGATCGTCGCCCGGTCGGCCTGGTCTCCCCCGCTGAGGCAGAGGGTGTCGACCGCTTCGCCCAGTGCCATGAGGTCATGACCACCGACCTCACCCTGGTCGACCCCGCCACCAGCCCTGACGACGTCTTCCAGACCCTGGCAGAGCGTCACCAGAAGGTCGCTGTGGCCGTCGACGAGGAGGGCATCCTCGTGGGCATCATGACCTCGCGTGGCGCATTGCGCACCGAGATCTACCGTCCTGCTGTCGATCCCGACGGCCACCTCATGATCGGTACCGCCATCGGCATCAATGGCGACGTCGCCGGTCGCGCTCGCAGCGCCCTGGACTCGGGCTCCGACGTTCTGGTCATGGACACCGCTCACGGTCACCAGGACCAGATGATCCGGGCGATTGGTGTGGCTGACGAGGCTCGCACCGCCTTCCAGGAGAAGACTGGACGCCGTATCCCCATCGTGGCTGGCAACATCGTCACCCGTTGCGGCACCCTCGACCTGCTCGACGCCGGGGCTGACGTCATCAAGGTCGGCGTCGGGCCTGGTGCCATGTGCACCACCCGTATGCAGACTGGTGTCGGTCGTCCGCAATTCTCCGCAGTGCTGGAGTGCGCCGAGGCAGCCGCCGAGGTCGACGGGGCGATCTGGGCTGATGGAGGTGTGCGTCATCCCCGTGATGTCGCCCTCGCCCTGGCGGCCGGAGCGGGTTCGGTCATGATCGGCTCATGGTTCGCTGGCACCCATGAGTCCACCGGAGCCATGCTCGTCGATCACGAGGGCCGTCTGTACAAGGAGTCCTTCGGAATGGCCTCGGCCCGAGCAGTGCGTCACCGTACCCGCCAGCGCAGCGCCTTCGAGAGGGCACGAGCTGCCCTGTTCGAGGAGGGTATCTCCCAGTCGAAGATGTACCTTGACCCCCAGCGTCCTGGAGTTGAGGATCTGGTCGACTTCATCACCTCCGGGGTGCGGTCCTCCTGCACCTACGCCGGCGCGGCCAACCTCAAGGAGTTCCACGAGAAGGCCGTCATCGGCGTGCAGTCCCCCTCGGGCTACGAGGAGGGACGACCTCTGCAGCGCAGTTGGACCTGA
- a CDS encoding MGMT family protein — protein MRSIVDDVLAAVEALPPRTVVSYSDIAELVGTSPRRVGTIMANHGHEVQWWRVTNIRGTLPDHLMAEAHRHWDDEGLGGGVAMLRSHAPDPQEWEREWQALRSQEW, from the coding sequence ATGAGGTCGATCGTCGATGACGTGTTGGCAGCAGTGGAAGCCTTGCCGCCAAGAACAGTGGTGTCCTACTCGGACATCGCCGAACTCGTCGGCACCTCCCCGCGTCGGGTCGGCACCATCATGGCCAACCACGGTCATGAGGTGCAGTGGTGGAGAGTCACCAACATCCGCGGGACGCTGCCTGATCACCTCATGGCTGAGGCTCACCGGCACTGGGATGACGAAGGACTGGGCGGGGGAGTGGCGATGCTGCGCAGCCATGCTCCCGATCCGCAGGAATGGGAACGCGAATGGCAGGCGTTGCGCAGTCAGGAATGGTGA
- the qcrA gene encoding cytochrome bc1 complex Rieske iron-sulfur subunit: protein MAGTEGGSREVSDKYTERNDQPVDNPGVEPHVERYTDADPKAGNRAYRQVIALLGLVPVLAIGFVVCYFAIPRDATVEIGSLYMNASTFALGLCAGLGVLFIGIACIHWAKQIMGDEEIVQERHPVNSSAADREDFAKQWRIGAEQSGLPRRKLIGSALGGAIGIMAVPAIVTLADLGPKPGPGMRRATIERTIWAEGVRLVNDITFQPIKASDLEIGQLVNAEPENLKDLEGTEFQRQKAKAAILIVRMDPDSIKIPESRKDWHVGGILSYSKICTHVGCPVNLWEQQTHHLLCPCHQSTFDLGDSGVVVFGPAGRSLPQLPITVDDKGYLVARSDFTVPVGPSYFERDSRHDYKKGDN, encoded by the coding sequence ATGGCTGGCACGGAAGGGGGCTCGCGCGAAGTGAGCGACAAATACACCGAACGCAACGATCAACCGGTCGACAACCCGGGCGTCGAGCCCCATGTCGAGCGGTACACCGACGCCGATCCGAAAGCCGGCAACCGGGCCTACCGTCAGGTGATCGCCCTACTGGGTCTGGTCCCCGTTCTCGCCATCGGCTTCGTCGTCTGCTACTTCGCGATCCCCCGAGACGCCACTGTCGAGATCGGGTCGCTCTACATGAACGCCTCCACCTTCGCGCTGGGGCTGTGTGCCGGCCTCGGAGTGTTGTTCATCGGCATCGCCTGCATCCACTGGGCCAAGCAGATCATGGGCGACGAGGAGATCGTCCAGGAGCGCCATCCGGTCAATTCCAGTGCCGCCGATCGGGAGGACTTCGCCAAGCAGTGGCGCATCGGCGCCGAGCAGTCCGGGCTACCCCGACGCAAGCTCATCGGTAGCGCCCTTGGTGGTGCCATCGGCATCATGGCTGTCCCGGCCATCGTCACCCTTGCCGACCTCGGACCGAAGCCCGGCCCCGGGATGCGTCGAGCCACCATTGAGCGCACCATCTGGGCCGAGGGCGTCCGGCTGGTCAACGACATCACCTTCCAGCCGATCAAGGCCTCCGACCTCGAGATCGGCCAGTTGGTCAACGCCGAGCCCGAGAACCTCAAGGACCTCGAGGGCACCGAGTTCCAGCGTCAGAAGGCCAAGGCCGCCATCCTCATCGTCAGGATGGATCCTGATTCCATCAAGATCCCCGAGTCCCGCAAGGACTGGCACGTCGGCGGCATCCTGTCGTACTCCAAGATCTGCACCCACGTCGGATGCCCCGTCAACCTGTGGGAGCAGCAGACCCACCATCTGCTGTGCCCCTGCCACCAGTCGACCTTCGACCTCGGTGACTCCGGTGTCGTCGTCTTCGGCCCGGCCGGGCGGTCGCTGCCGCAGCTGCCAATCACCGTCGACGACAAGGGCTACCTGGTCGCTCGCAGCGACTTCACCGTTCCGGTGGGCCCGTCCTACTTTGAACGAGATTCTCGTCACGACTACAAGAAGGGTGACAACTGA
- the ctaE gene encoding aa3-type cytochrome oxidase subunit III: protein MATSAQTSQRPTGAIHPIAPTRLNAPAGRPDALPMGVWVWLASELMFFAALFAAYFMIRQTTSDMATAGQQTLWQTESGHLAVGAAAVNTLILVLSSVTCQMGVHAAEHGQVKRTKGLGAITSWGMREWYTLTFIMGAVFIAGQAAEYITLIGEGHTISSSVYFSAFFLATGFHGLHVTGGLILFLFTLARTYMARRFTHEQAVTAMVASYYWHFVDVVWIILFSVIYIVR from the coding sequence GTGGCCACTTCAGCGCAGACTTCACAACGACCGACGGGCGCCATCCATCCGATCGCGCCGACGCGACTCAACGCGCCGGCAGGTCGTCCCGATGCCCTACCCATGGGTGTCTGGGTGTGGCTTGCGAGCGAGCTCATGTTCTTCGCCGCTCTCTTCGCCGCCTACTTCATGATCCGCCAGACGACCAGCGACATGGCAACGGCTGGGCAGCAGACCCTCTGGCAGACCGAGTCCGGCCACCTGGCTGTCGGAGCAGCCGCCGTCAACACCCTCATCTTGGTGCTGTCCTCGGTGACCTGTCAGATGGGGGTTCACGCCGCCGAGCATGGCCAGGTCAAGCGGACCAAGGGCCTCGGCGCCATCACCTCGTGGGGCATGCGCGAGTGGTACACCCTGACCTTCATCATGGGCGCGGTGTTCATCGCTGGACAGGCCGCGGAGTACATCACCCTCATCGGCGAGGGTCACACCATCTCCTCGAGCGTCTACTTCTCGGCCTTCTTCCTGGCCACCGGTTTCCACGGCCTGCACGTGACCGGAGGCCTGATTCTGTTCCTGTTCACCCTTGCTCGCACCTACATGGCTCGTCGATTCACCCACGAGCAGGCGGTCACGGCAATGGTCGCGTCCTACTACTGGCACTTCGTTGACGTCGTGTGGATCATCCTGTTCTCGGTGATCTACATCGTGCGCTGA
- a CDS encoding NAD(P)H-binding protein, translating into MTADRILIIGGHGHVAKHVTQHASSQGRHVDSVIRREDQAADVVAWGGNPVVADVTSLQSSQWDDLVTGHDAVVWSAGAGGKGGPKNTYAVDRDACKELVDAIARSPHKPRFVLISWCGSPDHAIPSDHDFFPYADAKADADRHTMGSPVRWTILGPVTLSHEPATGIRIMAEDEDYKGVSVSREAVALTALACLDDEGTIGRFIRFCDGPRPIAQAL; encoded by the coding sequence ATGACAGCAGATCGAATCCTCATCATTGGCGGCCACGGGCACGTGGCCAAGCACGTCACCCAGCACGCCAGTTCACAGGGTCGCCACGTCGATTCCGTCATTCGGCGTGAGGACCAGGCTGCTGACGTCGTCGCATGGGGCGGAAACCCCGTCGTCGCCGATGTGACCTCCCTGCAGTCTTCCCAGTGGGACGACCTCGTCACCGGTCATGACGCCGTGGTGTGGTCAGCAGGAGCGGGAGGCAAGGGCGGACCGAAGAACACCTACGCCGTCGACCGGGATGCCTGCAAGGAACTCGTTGACGCCATTGCGCGTTCCCCCCACAAGCCACGGTTCGTGCTCATCTCGTGGTGCGGCAGCCCCGACCACGCCATCCCCTCCGACCACGACTTCTTCCCCTATGCCGACGCCAAGGCCGATGCCGACCGTCACACCATGGGTTCACCGGTGCGGTGGACCATCCTGGGCCCGGTGACCCTCAGCCACGAGCCCGCCACCGGAATCCGCATCATGGCGGAGGACGAGGACTACAAGGGGGTCAGCGTGTCTCGTGAGGCCGTCGCCCTGACTGCTCTGGCTTGCCTGGATGACGAGGGCACGATTGGCAGGTTCATTCGCTTCTGCGACGGGCCTCGGCCCATTGCGCAGGCCCTGTGA
- the ctaD gene encoding aa3-type cytochrome oxidase subunit I, whose protein sequence is MTSASVAQRTAVSPAVTREERRKTSFGALVWDYMTTTDHKKIGRLYFGTSLFFFAFGGILALLIRAELAYPGMQFMHQETFNQLFTMHGTIMLLMFATPLFAGFANFFVPLQIGAPDVAFPRINQFAYWLYLFGSLMACSGFLTPGGAASFGWFAYAPLSDAINSPGVGGDLWVMGLYLLGLSSILGAVNFVTTIILMRTPGMTMFRMPIFCWNILITSIMILVVFPVLSAGLLVLEADRALGAHIFDAANGGPILWQHLFWFFGHPEVYVIALPFFGIITEILPVFSRKPVFGYVGLVFATLAIGGLSVSVWAHHMFVTGAVSLPFFSFMTFTIAVPTGVKFFNWIGTMWGGSLSFDTPMLFAIGFLTTFLFGGLTGVMLASPPMDFNVSDTYFVVAHFHYVLFGTVVFAMFAGFYYWWPKITGHMLNETWGKIHFWTLFVGFHTTFLVQHWLGVEGMQRRIADYGSWEGFTLLNQVSTFGAFLLAISMLPFAWNVWITRHDPNIEVDDPWGWGRTLEWATSCPPPAHNFTKMIRVRSTSPAFDVNHPEAALTTETEDANPRELVHSGKEDAS, encoded by the coding sequence GTGACCAGCGCATCTGTCGCCCAGCGAACTGCGGTAAGCCCTGCGGTGACTCGTGAGGAGCGCCGCAAGACCAGCTTCGGTGCTCTCGTCTGGGATTACATGACGACCACCGACCACAAGAAGATCGGACGGCTGTACTTCGGCACGTCACTGTTCTTCTTCGCCTTCGGTGGCATTCTTGCCCTGCTCATTCGCGCGGAGTTGGCCTACCCGGGCATGCAGTTCATGCATCAGGAGACCTTCAACCAGCTCTTCACGATGCACGGCACGATCATGCTGCTGATGTTCGCCACCCCGTTGTTCGCCGGGTTCGCGAACTTCTTCGTGCCTCTTCAGATCGGTGCCCCTGACGTCGCCTTCCCGCGTATCAACCAGTTCGCGTACTGGCTGTACCTCTTTGGCTCGCTCATGGCCTGTAGCGGCTTCCTCACCCCGGGCGGTGCTGCCAGCTTCGGGTGGTTCGCCTACGCCCCACTCTCCGACGCCATCAACTCCCCGGGAGTTGGCGGTGACCTGTGGGTCATGGGCCTGTACCTGCTGGGCCTGTCGTCGATCCTCGGTGCCGTCAACTTCGTGACGACGATCATCCTCATGCGTACCCCCGGTATGACGATGTTCCGGATGCCGATCTTCTGTTGGAACATCCTCATCACCTCGATCATGATCCTGGTCGTCTTCCCGGTACTGTCGGCCGGTCTGCTCGTCCTCGAGGCCGATCGCGCTCTGGGAGCCCACATCTTCGACGCCGCGAATGGTGGCCCAATCCTGTGGCAGCACCTGTTCTGGTTCTTCGGCCACCCTGAGGTTTACGTCATCGCCCTGCCGTTCTTCGGCATCATCACCGAGATTTTGCCGGTCTTCAGCCGTAAGCCGGTCTTCGGCTACGTCGGTCTGGTGTTCGCCACCTTGGCCATCGGTGGTCTGTCGGTGTCCGTGTGGGCCCACCACATGTTCGTGACCGGTGCGGTCTCCTTGCCGTTCTTCTCCTTCATGACCTTCACCATCGCCGTTCCGACGGGCGTGAAGTTCTTCAACTGGATTGGCACGATGTGGGGCGGGTCGTTGAGTTTCGACACACCGATGCTCTTTGCCATCGGCTTCCTGACGACCTTCCTGTTCGGTGGTCTGACCGGCGTCATGCTCGCCAGCCCGCCGATGGACTTCAACGTCTCCGACACCTACTTCGTGGTGGCCCACTTCCACTACGTGCTCTTCGGAACCGTGGTGTTCGCGATGTTTGCCGGCTTCTACTACTGGTGGCCAAAGATCACCGGGCACATGCTCAACGAGACGTGGGGAAAGATCCACTTCTGGACCCTCTTCGTCGGTTTCCACACCACCTTCCTCGTCCAGCACTGGCTGGGTGTGGAGGGTATGCAGCGTCGCATCGCTGACTACGGCTCCTGGGAGGGGTTCACCCTCCTGAACCAGGTGTCAACCTTCGGTGCGTTCCTGCTGGCCATCTCGATGCTGCCCTTCGCATGGAATGTGTGGATCACCCGTCACGACCCGAACATCGAGGTCGATGATCCGTGGGGTTGGGGCCGTACCCTCGAGTGGGCCACGTCGTGCCCGCCGCCTGCCCACAACTTCACCAAGATGATTCGCGTTCGTTCCACCTCCCCGGCCTTCGACGTCAACCATCCTGAGGCCGCCCTGACCACCGAGACCGAGGACGCGAACCCGCGTGAACTCGTCCACTCCGGCAAGGAGGATGCCTCATGA
- the qcrC gene encoding cytochrome bc1 complex diheme cytochrome c subunit — protein sequence MRFLSTKRHSRAAKPVLLLLALVLVGCVYAFVSPAASGQADANASTQVAQGKEIFQQNCSSCHGLNGEGTTQGPSLAGVGAAAVDFQMGTGRMPMARPEAQAPAKNTTFTDEEIASVGAYVASLAPGPEVPSAQTLNTSGLSAEELARGAELFKTNCSACHNIEGRGGALPEGAFAPSLMKTSDKHIYEAMRTGPQQMPVFSKSVMTDQDAREIIGYLQTAHSEPNNGGFALGGIGPVTEGLFGWIIGIGSLVLIAGWLARKGARAK from the coding sequence ATGAGATTCCTCTCCACGAAACGACACAGCCGGGCCGCCAAGCCCGTGCTGCTGCTCCTGGCCTTGGTTCTGGTGGGGTGTGTGTACGCCTTCGTCAGCCCCGCAGCTTCTGGACAGGCCGACGCCAATGCGTCGACCCAGGTAGCCCAGGGCAAGGAAATCTTCCAGCAGAACTGCTCCTCCTGCCATGGCCTCAACGGTGAGGGCACCACCCAGGGTCCATCCCTGGCCGGTGTCGGCGCTGCAGCCGTCGATTTTCAGATGGGAACCGGCCGTATGCCGATGGCTCGCCCCGAGGCTCAGGCTCCCGCCAAGAACACGACGTTCACCGACGAGGAAATCGCGTCGGTCGGCGCCTATGTCGCATCCCTGGCCCCCGGCCCGGAGGTCCCCTCCGCCCAGACCCTCAACACTTCAGGATTGAGTGCCGAGGAACTGGCTCGTGGCGCTGAGCTGTTCAAGACCAACTGCTCGGCCTGCCACAACATTGAGGGACGCGGTGGTGCACTCCCCGAGGGCGCTTTCGCACCGTCGCTCATGAAGACCTCTGACAAGCACATCTACGAGGCCATGCGCACTGGCCCGCAGCAGATGCCGGTGTTCTCCAAGTCGGTCATGACCGACCAGGATGCCCGCGAGATCATTGGCTACCTCCAGACCGCTCATTCTGAACCCAACAACGGCGGGTTCGCCCTGGGCGGCATCGGCCCGGTCACTGAGGGTCTGTTCGGTTGGATCATCGGCATCGGCAGCCTCGTCCTGATCGCCGGATGGCTGGCACGGAAGGGGGCTCGCGCGAAGTGA
- a CDS encoding response regulator transcription factor, producing the protein MGDKHGEPSEALKVLVYSDDHTVREQVKVALCGTIASDLPRVEVIETATEASVVDAVNSGHYDVLIADGESTPYGGMGVCHQLKDEVEDCPPVVLLVARVADAWLASWSRADAIATHPVDPVALPQTVASVVRVSRSEAAEPAEQAV; encoded by the coding sequence ATGGGCGACAAGCATGGGGAGCCGTCGGAGGCTCTCAAGGTTCTCGTGTACTCCGATGATCACACTGTCCGCGAGCAGGTGAAGGTCGCGTTGTGCGGGACGATCGCCTCGGACCTTCCGCGTGTCGAGGTCATCGAGACCGCGACCGAGGCCTCGGTCGTCGATGCCGTCAACAGTGGTCACTACGACGTCTTGATCGCTGATGGCGAATCGACCCCGTATGGCGGAATGGGGGTGTGTCACCAACTCAAGGACGAGGTCGAGGATTGCCCCCCGGTCGTCCTCCTGGTCGCTCGCGTCGCCGATGCATGGTTGGCGTCCTGGTCCCGTGCTGACGCCATCGCCACCCATCCTGTCGATCCGGTGGCCCTTCCCCAGACGGTGGCCTCGGTGGTTCGTGTTTCCCGCAGCGAGGCTGCCGAGCCCGCCGAGCAGGCTGTCTGA
- a CDS encoding A24 family peptidase, translated as MWAVLGIAVSCGLALWHLLVTVPRLTEPTVEEVGEEVLAVKPRYASLVTPTRTAIVIATAALCGFLSTLAPRWSWGVWWVWSGSVATLVAVDQATTFLPVRLWRRCVAESVVALATTVAATSPPPIPTLAGCLAVAAASTGFFWLMWRLSSSLGYGDVRLAAGTGFVGATTGVSSVHPGVLQAGMTTLLAATVLGALLAIATTLIRRRRPSPWGSAFAYGPALWSGPWAALVISLG; from the coding sequence ATGTGGGCTGTCCTCGGGATTGCCGTCTCCTGCGGACTCGCACTGTGGCATTTGCTCGTCACCGTTCCCCGGTTGACAGAGCCAACAGTTGAGGAGGTGGGCGAGGAGGTCCTGGCCGTCAAGCCGCGATATGCCTCCCTCGTCACACCTACCCGGACCGCCATCGTCATCGCCACAGCTGCCCTGTGCGGGTTCCTCTCAACCTTGGCGCCACGGTGGAGCTGGGGCGTGTGGTGGGTCTGGTCCGGATCGGTGGCAACCCTGGTGGCTGTCGACCAGGCCACCACCTTCCTCCCGGTGAGGCTGTGGCGTCGTTGTGTCGCCGAATCAGTAGTCGCGCTGGCGACCACAGTGGCCGCGACGTCGCCGCCACCCATCCCGACACTGGCAGGATGCCTTGCCGTCGCGGCGGCATCAACGGGCTTCTTCTGGCTGATGTGGCGGCTCAGTTCCTCGCTGGGATATGGGGACGTCAGGCTGGCTGCCGGAACGGGTTTCGTGGGTGCAACCACGGGCGTCTCGTCCGTTCACCCCGGAGTCCTCCAGGCAGGCATGACGACATTGCTTGCCGCGACCGTACTGGGAGCGCTCCTGGCCATCGCGACGACTCTCATCCGCCGACGCCGACCCTCGCCGTGGGGATCAGCGTTCGCCTACGGCCCAGCCTTGTGGTCCGGGCCGTGGGCGGCTCTTGTCATCAGCCTGGGGTGA